CAAATAACTTTGCTCACCAAGGCACCCTGGTCCTCTCCCCCACTTCCCTGGAAGCAGAACCCATCCAGGACACCCAACTGGGTGAGCAGTAGAGGGAGAATCTGCTGTGCTGGAAACCCCGCCCCAGCTCCCCAAACTCCTCCAACCCTTGCATCCTTGCCGCTCTCCAGCCCTCCTTCCCCATCACTCCTGAGACCTGCCTGTTCTCTTCCAGCCTTTAAGGAGTACCTTCAAGAAACCTACTCAAAGCAGGTCTCCAGCCAAGAACCCTGACTGTCCAGCCTCTCTCCtgtgttgtctttttattttttccttagatGGTCTGtcctttccttgatttctctatAGAACTCTGTATCTTAAGCTGTggtgtcatttttgttttgtttgttttttaaattaagtctcTGGTTGAGCCCTTGTGAATatagtaaataaatacattttgggTTTTTTACAAGTTGCCGCCTTGTAGTTGTCTTAGAGTTAGGGGTGCTCAGGGTCGGTGGAGTTCAGGCTTGGGATCTGGGCTCTTGCCCTGCTCCTCTCCAGGGAGTAGAAGCGGCTGATCGGTTGTAGGGCTGAGCAGCGGGATGCAGGATTTATTCCCTTGTGACCTTAGTTATTTTATGACTacatctgtttcctcatctataaaatgggtggcACAAAATGCCTATTTCTATGGAGTTGTAACATGCACCAGGAATGTTAGTGAATGTTGGAGCTGGCCCAGCTGTTAAAGATTAGACAGAAAGACCTAAAGCTGTGTAgagagtgtgtgcgtgtgcaaTAGATGGTTCTGGCCCTGGAAATGGAGAAGGAAACCACTCAGGCCTGAGCTCACACTTGCCCGTTGCCCAGGCCCCCCATGGATGGCTCCACCTCTGAGGGGGCACATTCACCTCCTGCTCCATCTCCACCAGAAGTTCCTCCAGCCACTGCATCCACTGGCCCAGGTCCCCACCCTGCAAGCCTGGACCCCTGGCCTGACAGCTGGGTTGCAGTAGGAGCAGGCAGGGGGAAGAGCAGGCTGAGGTAATGGTCAGGTCCTGGTCCTGCAGGAAGATCTCCAAGGTGGACAACTCAGCACCCAGCACACTCCAGGCCTGGGTCTTGGCCTTCTCATCCAACATGGAAGTCAGGAAGTTGggcagggagggggaggagaTAGCAGAGGGGCCAACAGCAAGGTTCTCACCTACCCCTTCCTCTTACTCCTGCAAGCCCAGGCCCTTTATTGCTTTGTGTCCCCACCAAGCAGCCACATGTGAGAAGTGACCTTGTCTGGGACTGAAACAGACGTCCTCTTCTGCTTCCTCCTTTTGGGTTGTGCTGTTAGCTCTCTCCAGGAGGCTTCAGCACTGCGTGTAAATCTTGGGATCTTTTTCAAATGCATATTTTGGAAGATGGTGCGGCCTGAGGTTCTGTATTTCGAATCTGTTCCCAGGTAATAATCATTGCTGTGGTCTAGTTAAACAGGTGTAGAGCAGTGTTCTCTATGTGTGGGAGTTCCACCTTTCAcctggaacttgttagaaatgcaaattcttgaccCCAACAAGCTCTCGGGGCTATTCTAAAGCTCTCACAATTTTGAAAATCGCCAGGTTAGAGGATGTTGGAGAAGAGCAGAGCCCAGAACCTGGCACTAAACTAGTTCTTAAATGCTGGCCAAAGTGGTTGTGTTTTTGCCTGCCTTATGGAGCATGTCCGTGTGATCCTTGACCTTCCTGTTTGGTCCCCCAGATGATCACTTGGCCTACCAGTTTCAGTCACAGTGACCCAACTCTACATTGTAGTTCAGAGCCAAAGTGTTAACCTGAAATTAGTCCCTGGgagaaagtaaaattattttactaattGAGTTAAAAGAGGAGGGAGTCATCTGGGTTGCTGGTGGAGACAGTTGCCAACGGAAGAAAGCCACGCAGAGACCAACAGCTGAGAGATGAAGATGACATTGCTTGAGACTCTGGCCTCTATGTCATGACTGTGCATCCCAGTCTCAAGACCCAACAATCCCTTTTTAGTATAAGTCAGTTTGATTGGATATCTGACACTTGCAACAAAAAACCTAGTATAGTAAGTATTAGAAGGTAGGATTGTTCTGTTCCCATTCACCTGGCAGGATTATCATTTGCCTACAGGGTCAAGACCCTATGCCTAGGCTGTGGGTAAAACAGAAAAGGACACAGTCTTGTCCTCAGAGGTTAAAGTTCAGGGCATAGATAGGCATGTTGACTGGGCCAAATGCCCTATAGAGTGATGAGCTCAGACCTGCTGGGCAGAACAACTTGTGTTAGAGTCCCTGTTCCACCCCTGTGTTACTGGTATACACTTGGGCATTTAGACTTTAACCCCtccataaaatggaattattAGTAGCTTTATCATAGATGGAAGACcttagaatagtgtctggcacatagtaagaactCAATAAACAAGTACTAGACTCACATGTGGCTATGAAAGCTCAGAGGCAGAGCACCTAACAGACTAGGAGGGTCAAGGAAGGCTTTCTGGAGAAGGATTGGGTcaggagggaggaaaaagaaagcacaCTCCTTGGATAGCAGGAAGTTCAAGGAtatgggagagagggaggaacacAGACTGGTGAAGTAACAAGTTGGTTCACAAGGGCTCAAAAGGCTCTGGCCTTTAGCTCTAAAGGCTAAGGCCTATTAAAATGCTTGGGCTTTATCTTGAGGGCAACAGGCAGCTAATGAAGCCTTGAGCAGAGcagtgacatgatcagatttggTGTTAGAAAGATCCTTCTGGCTGCCACCTGAGAAAGGAATGGAAGGGAGGAGTTAACTGTTCTCAGGGGCCTGGTAAGCAATGGCAGCAACCATATTACATTGGGTGGGGGAGACGTGGAGAGCAGGGACAGAATGGTGAGGAGACAGAGTAGCAGGGCATAGCAAGGAAGTTGGAGTGAGAAATGAGCTCCAGAATCCCTGACTCCAGTCCGGTCCCTGAGATAGGAAAGAGGAGAACAAGACAGCTGGAGGGGCAGTTACCAGTTTAGAGCAGAGCCAGTTTGAAGTACTCAGGACATCCAGGTAAAACTGTCAACAGGTAGGTGGCACCCCAGGTAAGAGACTTGCTCCTGTTTGCACCATAGAGTGATATGTCTCCTCACTATGCCTTGTTTCATCAACTGAatgtaaatggagataataacagcATCCAGCTCCAGGGTTGCGCAGAAGAATGAGACAATCCCTGCCAGGCACAGCACACAGTAGGCAATCAATGGGGATTACTGAGCTCCAGCACTGATCCTGGCCAGAAACAGAAACTGGGAAACATGAATGAGAcagaaaggggagaaaagaacATGAAGGAGCTGGAGAGGAAGCACTGTGACAGTAACAGTAGAGCCCAGTGTTTCAAGACGGTGGTAATGTTAATAATAGCATTTATTAAATGCTGACAACGTGCCGGgctctgttctaagcactttacacacaGTAACTAGTTCTCACAACTCTGTGAGGTGAGTActctcattatccccattttagaaattagaaaacaaccAGAGTTGTCACTGGCAGTGGGGCTTCAAACTCAGGCAGTCTGACTCTAAACTACCATTGCACCTGACACCTGTTATATAATTGGGTTATGGACAAAGAGCCGTGGAAGTCACAGAGTGCAGCATGTCCCCCTAGCAGGGATCAAGAGAAGAGAAGATGGTTTCTGAGCTGGGTGTTGGTATTTTGGAGATGGTATCTGAGCTGGGCTGAAGAATTTTCCAGGCTTATTAGAGGAGCACAAGCATTCCAAGGAGagagaacagcatgtgcaaaggcccaaaggctGGTAAGTATACCCCCACTATCCACAGCAGGAATGATAAATTGCCCCGTGTAGCAGGAGCTCTGGAGGGGAGGGGTGGCTGTGACAGGGAGGGCCAGAAAGGAAGGAATTTAGATTTCATTCTAGTTGCAGTGGAGAGCGCCTTGAAGAACTGTCAGCAGGCAAGTGGCCAGATCAGATTTCATTTTAGCTGATGGCCCTCTGCTGTATGCATGGATGGGGATGGAAGGCAGGGATGGGGTGGAGATGATGAGGTCAGGACCTTCCTGGCTATGTGCCCCCAACTTCCCCTACTATGGCCAGGACGGAGCACCTATAAGCGCTCAGAAaaacagaggaatagaaaaagtcAAGTATGAGTAATGCTTCCTGGGATGGATGGACAACAACTCCCCCCACCCTAACCGTGTGCACCCAAGACCAAAAGGCTCCAGAAAGGACGGTGGGAAAGAAAGGGGCTGTGCCCTCACCCTATCAGCTGTCGGGCACTGCACTCTCCCGCAGGCCGCCGGCTTACCCAGGCTCGGCTCGAAGCCCCTGTGGCCGGTCTCCCTCCTCCAGCGCCCAGCGCCACCCGCTCCTTCGGTTCTCCCCTCACTCAGGCCACGGCTTTGCagtgtttgcttttatttcttccagACACAGACCCCGAAGGGGCCGCGCTTTGTCCTGGGACGGGGAATGAGTGCCGGTGGGGGTGGCGCCCTCTGCGCCCAAGGGACGCGCGGTCTCGTGGCAGGCGCGGGCCGGCTTCTTACTGCACGCCCTCCATCATCTTCAGGAACTCTGCAggtagggagagggaggggaggtcAGGCGCCCTCGGAACACCGAGGCCTGTGCCAGGGGCTCAGTGTCAGGGAAGAAGTAAGGCCTGGCCAGGGCTCCGGCCACGCGGAGAGATGCCGTGGCGTTAATGGGTAAATTGCACAAAACCGCGCAGAGCTCACATCTCGCCCCAGAGTCCAGAAGAACTTGCCCTCGCCCCTAACAAGGCTAAGGACACGCGCGTCGGTGCCAGCTGCACGGGTGGCACGCCCTGGCCTCCCCCGCGTGGCGCCTAGCTCCCCTCGCTCCCGCAGCCCTCACCGTCGAAGTCGATGCGGCCGTCGTTGTTCTTGTCACCGTCTTTCATCAGGGAATCGAGCTCCTCCTCCGTCACGTGCTCCCCAGAAGCCCTGAAAATCTCGGCCAGTTCCTCCGCGTCGATGTAGCCGTCCGCGTTCCTTCGGGGCGGAGGAACCGGGTGGGGCTCAGGGAAGGCTGGGCGAGCTGCCCTGGCCACGCGGACGCCCCCTCGCTCATCCCCCAACCGTGGGACCTAAGTGCCCTGCCGGCCAGACCAGGGCTGCTCAGCGCCTTGCCCGAGCCGCCTGTGCCCAGTGCACCTGTCAAAGATGCGGAAACACTCGGCCAGCTCCTCCTCGGTCTTCCCTTTGGCGTCCTCTTTCATCTGGCGCACCATCATGACCAAGAACTCCTCAAAGTCGATAGTGCCGCTGCCTAAGGGCAGCAGGTGGTGAGTGAGCTTCGCCCTGGAAGCCTGCGTCTCCCCACCACCCGTGCATCCCTGCCTGGAGGGGCCACCTACTCACCATCTTCATCCACCTCCTCAATGATGGCGTCCAGCTCCTCTTTGGTGGGTGTCTGGCCCAGCATCCTCATCACGGTGCCCAACTCCTTGACGCTGATGTCTCCACCGCCATCAGCATCAAACATGTCAAAGGCAGCCTTGAACTCTGCCAGAGGAAGGAGGGCAGAGGGCTGGGGTGAGCCTGGCTGTGAGGTGGCCTCACATCTTCCCTCCCACTCCCACGTTGCCCAAACACTCCCCAGCATACATCCACCAGACAGCTGGCacccactcccactcaccagcgaTCATCTCCTCGCTGAGGTAGGACCGGGCCTCAGCCTGCTGGTCGGTCTGCAGAAGACAGGAGAATCAGCGGGCAGAACGGGCAGCCAGGAATGCGTTCTTGCCTTAGCCCTGCGCCCCTCAACCCCCACTTCTGCAGGTGCCCCTCGGTCTGGAAGAACAACTCCAAACTAGCAACACCTTCTGCATGCTCCCACAGCACCCAACCCCCAGTTTTGAAGAACTAAGGAGGAAACAGACTATGCCCAGAACCTCTCACTCGTCAAGTCAGGGATCCCCCAGGAaccttgggcaagccacttaATGTACCCTCATCTCTTCTCAGCAGCTTTTCAGGGATGAGATGAAATCAGGGATGTTGAAAGGCCTTTGTGAAGCGCCAGCACCATTCCAGCGTGACTCTCCAGTTCTCCCCAGCTCCTAACAGTGCCTAGTACTTTAataggtgcccaataaatgttcGTTCTCAAATAAATAATGCAACACAaagttactgagcacctactaagtgtCAGGCCATAGACAGGGCACTGTACCACCAAGAAATGTCAGACACATCATCCCTCCCGTCCAAAATGTGCATAGATGGAAATTTTAAGCCTTCTTCTTATGATTCAGTCACTGGAGTAAATCCCACTCATGCTGGGCAGAAAGTGAAGGGGGGGCATATAGGGCGAAAGTGATATTTGTGGGGGTTTCTGGTCACATCTAAGCTAAGTCATCTGG
This sequence is a window from Manis pentadactyla isolate mManPen7 chromosome 5, mManPen7.hap1, whole genome shotgun sequence. Protein-coding genes within it:
- the TNNC2 gene encoding troponin C, skeletal muscle isoform X2, which translates into the protein MTDQQAEARSYLSEEMIAEFKAAFDMFDADGGGDISVKELGTVMRMLGQTPTKEELDAIIEEVDEDGSGTIDFEEFLVMMVRQMKEDAKGKTEEELAECFRIFDRNADGYIDAEELAEIFRASGEHVTEEELDSLMKDGDKNNDGRIDFDEFLKMMEGVQ
- the TNNC2 gene encoding troponin C, skeletal muscle isoform X1; translated protein: MRTDQQAEARSYLSEEMIAEFKAAFDMFDADGGGDISVKELGTVMRMLGQTPTKEELDAIIEEVDEDGSGTIDFEEFLVMMVRQMKEDAKGKTEEELAECFRIFDRNADGYIDAEELAEIFRASGEHVTEEELDSLMKDGDKNNDGRIDFDEFLKMMEGVQ